One genomic region from Bubalus bubalis isolate 160015118507 breed Murrah chromosome 12, NDDB_SH_1, whole genome shotgun sequence encodes:
- the FIGLA gene encoding factor in the germline alpha isoform X3, whose product MSAGARGPAPEGPRRPRGRPSCPPPPRSAMDAAPELLRVPPAELLDDVLREQFGPLPQQATICRLKRLPSSTQDVQLVLERRRVANAKERERIKNLNHGLAKLKALVPFLPQNRKPSKVDILRGATEYIQVLSDILEEAKDSEKRDPDHQSYSSNTSEPHTSSARELSRIIQRASCAMGLKNEKEGSWADGGSG is encoded by the exons ATGTCGGCTGGAGCCCGGGGCCCCGCCCCCGAGGGGCCCAGGCGCCCCCGGGGAAGGCCCAGCTGCCCGCCGCCCCCGCGCTCAGCCATGGACGCCGCGCCCGAGCTCCTGAGGGTCCCGCCTGCCGAGCTGCTGGACGACGTGCTGCGGGAGCAGTTCGGGCCGCTGCCCCAGCAGGCCACCATCTGCCGGCTCAAGCGGCTGCCGTCGTCCACCCAGGACGTGCAGTTGGTGCTGGAGCGGCGGCGCGTGGCCAACGCCAAAGAGCGCGAGCGG aTAAAAAATCTCAACCATGGTTTGGCCAAACTGAAGGCACTGGTGCCATTTCTTCCCCAAAACAGGAAGCCTAGCAAAGTTGATATCCTCAGAGGTGCAACTGAATACATACAAGTTCTCAGTGATATTTTGGAAGAAGCCAAAGACTCCGAG AAACGAGACCCCGATCATCAGAGCTATAGCAGCAATACTTCTGAGCCACATACATCCTCAGCTAGAGAGCTATCGAGAATTATACAACGTGCCAGCTGTGCCATGGGCTTGAAGAATGAGAAGGAAGGGTCCTGGGCAGATGGTGGCAGTG gatAG
- the FIGLA gene encoding factor in the germline alpha isoform X1, with product MSAGARGPAPEGPRRPRGRPSCPPPPRSAMDAAPELLRVPPAELLDDVLREQFGPLPQQATICRLKRLPSSTQDVQLVLERRRVANAKERERIKNLNHGLAKLKALVPFLPQNRKPSKVDILRGATEYIQVLSDILEEAKDSEKRDPDHQSYSSNTSEPHTSSARELSRIIQRASCAMGLKNEKEGSWADGGSGSLKYEK from the exons ATGTCGGCTGGAGCCCGGGGCCCCGCCCCCGAGGGGCCCAGGCGCCCCCGGGGAAGGCCCAGCTGCCCGCCGCCCCCGCGCTCAGCCATGGACGCCGCGCCCGAGCTCCTGAGGGTCCCGCCTGCCGAGCTGCTGGACGACGTGCTGCGGGAGCAGTTCGGGCCGCTGCCCCAGCAGGCCACCATCTGCCGGCTCAAGCGGCTGCCGTCGTCCACCCAGGACGTGCAGTTGGTGCTGGAGCGGCGGCGCGTGGCCAACGCCAAAGAGCGCGAGCGG aTAAAAAATCTCAACCATGGTTTGGCCAAACTGAAGGCACTGGTGCCATTTCTTCCCCAAAACAGGAAGCCTAGCAAAGTTGATATCCTCAGAGGTGCAACTGAATACATACAAGTTCTCAGTGATATTTTGGAAGAAGCCAAAGACTCCGAG AAACGAGACCCCGATCATCAGAGCTATAGCAGCAATACTTCTGAGCCACATACATCCTCAGCTAGAGAGCTATCGAGAATTATACAACGTGCCAGCTGTGCCATGGGCTTGAAGAATGAGAAGGAAGGGTCCTGGGCAGATGGTGGCAGTG GTTCCCTcaagtatgaaaagtga
- the FIGLA gene encoding factor in the germline alpha isoform X2, with translation MSAGARGPAPEGPRRPRGRPSCPPPPRSAMDAAPELLRVPPAELLDDVLREQFGPLPQQATICRLKRLPSSTQDVQLVLERRRVANAKERERIKNLNHGLAKLKALVPFLPQNRKPSKVDILRGATEYIQVLSDILEEAKDSEKRDPDHQSYSSNTSEPHTSSARELSRIIQRASCAMGLKNEKEGSWADGGSDSP, from the exons ATGTCGGCTGGAGCCCGGGGCCCCGCCCCCGAGGGGCCCAGGCGCCCCCGGGGAAGGCCCAGCTGCCCGCCGCCCCCGCGCTCAGCCATGGACGCCGCGCCCGAGCTCCTGAGGGTCCCGCCTGCCGAGCTGCTGGACGACGTGCTGCGGGAGCAGTTCGGGCCGCTGCCCCAGCAGGCCACCATCTGCCGGCTCAAGCGGCTGCCGTCGTCCACCCAGGACGTGCAGTTGGTGCTGGAGCGGCGGCGCGTGGCCAACGCCAAAGAGCGCGAGCGG aTAAAAAATCTCAACCATGGTTTGGCCAAACTGAAGGCACTGGTGCCATTTCTTCCCCAAAACAGGAAGCCTAGCAAAGTTGATATCCTCAGAGGTGCAACTGAATACATACAAGTTCTCAGTGATATTTTGGAAGAAGCCAAAGACTCCGAG AAACGAGACCCCGATCATCAGAGCTATAGCAGCAATACTTCTGAGCCACATACATCCTCAGCTAGAGAGCTATCGAGAATTATACAACGTGCCAGCTGTGCCATGGGCTTGAAGAATGAGAAGGAAGGGTCCTGGGCAGATGGTGGCAGTG ATTCCCCATAG